A portion of the Candida dubliniensis CD36 chromosome R, complete sequence genome contains these proteins:
- a CDS encoding leucine carboxyl methyltransferase, putative (Similar to S. cerevisiae PPM1), which translates to MLSPKDRQDKLVRATDLDALSCKYSINRNLYLNPPDEFVKDLVESYQRYLQYCVGYTALSSSRALKGLFQEKKLPIINRGSYLRTRAIDQVVVKFIKEFKDRCQIVSLGSGSDTRAFQILKSHPNVTYHEIDFPESAKVKKLAILQNPTIRELVRTKEMSPLINNKVQFESYPSELHTEKYHLHGIDLRTLKQPDSQIRGFESEVPTLIISECVLCYLSPEEYQNTINYWTGIAGKGFVGFLIYEPMSLNDQFGETMTYNLQSRGLNLQTFSKYPDLTARKKFLEESCHLKNLRLTDMSCIGGYKRSQEGREWIEHNDMDRINKLELIDEIEEIRLLLEHYCLIYGEYTEEKSLNFKGIDTWSWVLS; encoded by the coding sequence ATGTTATCACCAAAAGATCGCCAGGACAAGTTAGTTCGTGCTACTGATTTGGATGCATTGAGCTGCAAGTATAGTATTAACAGAAACTTATATTTAAACCCCCCAGATGAATTTGTCAAAGATTTGGTCGAGAGTTATCAGCGTTACTTACAGTACTGCGTTGGCTACACAGCATTATCATCCTCGCGTGCATTGAAAGGACTATTTCAGGAGAAGAAGTTGCCTATAATCAATCGAGGCTCGTATTTGAGAACAAGAGCAATAGACCAGGTAGTAGTCAAGTTCATAAAGGAATTCAAGGACAGATGTCAAATTGTGTCATTGGGGAGTGGTTCAGACACAAGAGCTTTCCAGATCCTCAAGTCACACCCAAATGTGACCTACCACGAAATAGACTTTCCTGAATCTGCAAAGGTGAAAAAATTGGCAATCCTACAAAATCCCACCATCCGAGAGTTAGTGAGGACTAAAGAAATGCTGCCtctcatcaacaacaaagtgCAGTTTGAAAGCTATCCTTCGGAATTACACACTGAGAAATACCATCTTCATGGTATTGATTTGAGAACACTAAAGCAACCAGATTCTCAGATTAGAGGCTTTGAGTCAGAAGTTCCCACATTGATTATTAGTGAATGTGTGTTGTGTTACTTGTCACCAGAAGAATACCAAAACACAATAAACTACTGGACAGGAATTGCAGGCAAAGGATTTGTGGGATTTTTGATATATGAACCAATGTCACTAAACGATCAGTTTGGAGAGACCATGACATACAATTTGCAAAGCAGGGGACTCAATTTGCAAACTTTCAGCAAGTACCCAGATCTTACAGCACGGAAGAAGTTTCTTGAAGAGTCCTGTcatttaaagaatttgagGCTAACTGATATGAGTTGCATTGGTGGATACAAAAGGAGTCAAGAGGGACGTGAGTGGATAGAGCATAATGATATGGACCGAATAAACAAGTTGGAGTTGATAGATGAAATAGAAGAAATACGTCTTTTACTTGAGCACTACTGTTTGATCTATGGAGAGTACACAGAGGagaaatcattgaatttCAAAGGCATTGACACGTGGAGTTGGGTCTTGCTGTGA
- a CDS encoding mcm5U/mcm5s2U tRNA carboxyl methyltransferase, putative (Similar to S. cerevisiae TRM9): protein MATPVPSVSVESNLDPQNQEVTYVHDVYNEIASHFSQTRYKPWPIVEKFLTSRPKYSIGLDVGCGNGKYLNVNKDILIIGTDRSEGLINCAQQISNNKYNLGVADGLALPHPDGTFDFAISIAVIHHFATEERRVDAVKHILSKLKAGGEALIYCWALEQETSRRGYKEGDDQDVLIPWVLKKQQPSKKKGANKRKQKAESMSEPPESTEQPGEEEPDVTKYRYYHLYRKGELVDNCLQTKCCTIVEEGYEKDNWWVIIKKT, encoded by the coding sequence ATGGCAACACCAGTTCCATCTGTATCTGTTGAAAGCAACTTAGACCCTCAAAACCAAGAAGTCACATATGTGCATGATGTATATAACGAAATAGCTAGTCATTTTTCCCAAACAAGATACAAACCTTGGCCAATAGTAGAGAAGTTTCTTACGCTGAGGCCAAAATACTCCATCGGCTTGGATGTTGGTTGTGGTAATGGGAAGTACTTAAATGTCAATAAAgatattcttattattgGAACAGATAGGTCTGAAGGGTTGATTAATTGTGCCCAGCAGATTTCCAATAACAAGTACAATTTGGGGGTTGCAGACGGGTTGGCGTTACCTCATCCCGACGGaacatttgattttgctATATCCATAGCAGTGATCCACCATTTTGCTACCGAAGAAAGACGAGTAGATGCTGTTAAGCACATATTATCTAAATTGAAAGCAGGCGGAGAAGcattgatttattgttgGGCCCTTGAGCAGGAGACTTCTCGCCGTGGATACAAGGAAGGCGATGATCAAGATGTTTTGATACCCTGGGTATTAAAAAAGCAACAGCCACTGAAGAAAAAGGGAGccaataaaagaaaacaaaaggCAGAGTCTATGCTGGAACCACCAGAAAGCACAGAGCAACCAGGTGAAGAAGAACCGGATGTTACCAAGTATCGTTACTACCATTTATACAGGAAGGGAGAATTGGTTGACAATTGTCTACAAACTAAATGTTGTACAATTGTGGAAGAGGGATACGAGAAAGATAACTGGTGGGTTATTATAAAGAAAACATAG
- a CDS encoding GPI-protein transamidase complex subunit, putative (Similar to S. cerevisiae GPI17) gives MVYSKSLVIAALISIISPWVWIGFQNARHFEIKPVKSIPVSISFEKDSEYFNFPDLVTATQIQIDNELRYITNSSVSVQLVDNLNGFKNHTKYSIELVLARDNSLGISSDGLKGYVLYSYEAIHSNDLPYLIVQTILYHLLKFEIQLDETAV, from the coding sequence ATGGTCTATTCAAAGTCGTTAGTAATTGCTGCACTCATTTCGATTATTTCACCATGGGTTTGGATAGGGTTTCAGAATGCCCGCCACTTTGAAATCAAACCAGTTAAATCAATCCCGGTATCAATCAGCTTTGAAAAAGACTCAGAATACTTTAATTTTCCAGATTTGGTCACCGCAACACAAAtacaaattgataatgaacTACGATATATTACAAACAGTTCAGTGAGTGTGCAacttgttgataatttgaatggCTTTAAGAACCACACAAAGTACTCTATCGAGTTGGTTTTAGCACGAGACAACTCTCTTGGCATATCTTCTGACGGATTAAAAGGGTATGTGCTATATTCATACGAGGCAATACACTCCAACGACCTTCCTTATTTGATTGTCCAAACTATATTGTACCATTTGTTAAAGTTTGAAATCCAGCTAGACGAAACAGCTGTATAA